In Candidatus Thermoplasmatota archaeon, the sequence TGAGTTTGACAACTCACCATAGGAGATTATTGAACCAATACCTAATGCAAGATATTTAGCAAACTCTTCTAAAGAACGGATATCATCAATAGAAAATGTTCTTGCTACATCCTTTAAAAGCATAGTTTCATACAAATCATTTAGAATTGTTTTTTTCATTTCAGTATCATTTGTCAATACAACCTTTGGATACCCACCATACAACATATGCTCCCACATCATCCTTTGAGCAACAACCGACGTCATCTTTTTCTGTCCTTTTGCCATTAAGAATTCATCATATGAAAATGGGTATAGTTTTAAAATCGATATTCTACCAACTAGATACGAGAGGATTTCTTTTCCAAGTATAACTTCTGATGATGAGGTGATCCAAAGTTTTCTACCGGAATCAACTAGATATTTTAACTTACGCCCAGCATTCTCACAGGATTGTACCTCATCTAGCACTGAGAAATCATATCCATTTAAATACTGGAGCTCAAATTTTTTTACATCTTCATCAAATAACGAGCGTACATCTGGATCGTCAAAGAAAATATATGTAGATTTAAAATTTTCCATCTTTTTTTTAGAAATGTTGTTTTTCCTGCCTGTCTTGCACCAACAACTGCAACCATGTTGTAACTTTTTATGATTTTATCGAACTTTTTCTTTATCTCTCGTTCAACATATGATAATATATTATACATTGCAACTATTTATAATATTTATAATTTACTAAAATTGATATACTAGTCAATAAAAGTATTACTAAAATTGATGTATAGTTTAATAAAAGTAGGGATAGAATGTTAATTATTATCGATTAATTTTTTCTGTTGTTTACTCCACTTTTTATTCGGCGTTTTCTTCAACCACTCTACATATTTATCAATAAACTCTAAACACTCCCTAAAATTATCCTCTTTAAACTACTTCAGCTCTTTCAAGTCAACGCGTGGTAGTTTCTTCTTCATAATCAATTTTAAACGAACTTAATCCCGCCCTCAGTGATCATTATATCCTGGGGCCTAAGCGTATGCCTAGTAGCACGCATCTTACGAATAGTAAGCTTCCTACGATCCATAGTCATATCCAAATCCATAAGAATAATACCATCAACAAGAAACTCACTAATAGTATCACGAGACAAACCACGGCTGCCCTCAGGAACCTCAGACGTAACAAGAGAAGTAACATTCTTGTTATTCAAAATACTCATAATACGACGGATATGAATACGAGTAGCAGGAATAGAACCAACAGGGAAACCCTTAGTAGCCCTACTCTCCTCAGAAGGAATAATCTCATGAACACCACTAACCCAAACAGGAACCTCAGCAATAGGAGTCAAAGAATCAAGAACAACACGAGAATAACCACCGTTTTTAACCTCCTCCTCAACCTCTCTATGAATAGTGTTCCTGTCAAGATCCATGTAAACAAACTTAAGCTGCCCGCTATTAACAGCAAACTGGAAATCAAAACCAATCTCACGAGCCTGATTAAGAATATTATCAACACGCTCATCAGAAGTAAGATACAAACATTTCTCACCGCGTTTCAAACCCTCGGCTATATAATGGTAACACAAAATCGTTTTACCACTACCAGGAGTACCAGAAACCAAAGTCACACTATTACGAGGTAGACCACCAGACAAAAGCTCATCAAGCCTACTTATACCAGTACTAACCCTACTTGAAACATTCTTCTCAAAGCTCATACCAATCTTACCAAACTCTTCCATACCATCACATCCTCTACAATAAACACATTTCTTTAGAGAACCAACCTAAAACAACATATCAGATAACGTTTTAAATAACTTTGCCAAAAAAAAGAAAAAAAATTTATGGTTAAAAAAAAAAACAAAAAAAATTTTTTTTAGTTATCCCGCCGGTTATAACAAATATAAAACAACTCGCGGTCAACCAATTCTAGTTCACCAAAACTATGGCTAAATAGCTGTCTGTTCTTTAAATTCAGCATAAGTTTTTTGCTCTCCCCAAAACAACCTAACAACAAAAACCTGTATTTAAAATCTCCTATTTTTTAAAGCTTAATCAGAGGGGATAGTAAAATGAATGGTTACACCTCTATCCTTACCAGGGCTCTCAGCCCAGATATGACCACCATGTTTCTCAACAATACGCTTACAAATACTGAGACCAAGACCTGTAGAATCAAGTTTATGCCTAGACTCATCAACCTTATAGAACTCATCAAAGATATGCCCTATCTGATCACCAGATAAACCAACACCTGTGTCACGAACAGAGACCTGTATAAAAGAACCTGTTTTCTTCTCAACCCTCTGAGCCATAAAACTCAGCGTACCACCATTAAGCATGCTGTTGACAGCGTTTGAGGTAACATGATCAAAAACCTTCAGCAGCCTATCCCTCTCTGTTTTAACATAAACATCCCCTGGTATAAGGTTCTCAACCTTTATGTTACAGCTCTTGAAAACAACATCATACTTCTCAATCAGATCCCTTACTATATCACCAAGGTTCTCTCTTTTCAGATAAAAATTGA encodes:
- a CDS encoding ATP-binding protein; amino-acid sequence: MENFKSTYIFFDDPDVRSLFDEDVKKFELQYLNGYDFSVLDEVQSCENAGRKLKYLVDSGRKLWITSSSEVILGKEILSYLVGRISILKLYPFSYDEFLMAKGQKKMTSVVAQRMMWEHMLYGGYPKVVLTNDTEMKKTILNDLYETMLLKDVARTFSIDDIRSLEEFAKYLALGIGSIISYGELSNSLKTSFRTIKKYLDALEKSYFIARVYPYFTNKLKEIVKQPKVYFIDTGLRNIIAKRFELEPEGKLFENYVFTELLKLGITPKYWKTKTKSEVDFVVENANNIVPIEVKLHADLGKIEQGLRSFIRVYHPGKALVVTYKGEHGKIKCDNCTVYFTDIAGLKQHLL
- a CDS encoding ATPase domain-containing protein, encoding MEEFGKIGMSFEKNVSSRVSTGISRLDELLSGGLPRNSVTLVSGTPGSGKTILCYHYIAEGLKRGEKCLYLTSDERVDNILNQAREIGFDFQFAVNSGQLKFVYMDLDRNTIHREVEEEVKNGGYSRVVLDSLTPIAEVPVWVSGVHEIIPSEESRATKGFPVGSIPATRIHIRRIMSILNNKNVTSLVTSEVPEGSRGLSRDTISEFLVDGIILMDLDMTMDRRKLTIRKMRATRHTLRPQDIMITEGGIKFV
- a CDS encoding HAMP domain-containing sensor histidine kinase; the protein is MMVFMLSTSDYQKKLEEELKAKNVEIEELKKRLSETENQLNELNRNLEQKVIDRTLEAKRLLLHINKFIDHLSHDLGTPITPLVTLLPFIKENVTDPKTKELVETCIRSAEYIKRVVKNTQEIAELNAINFYLKRENLGDIVRDLIEKYDVVFKSCNIKVENLIPGDVYVKTERDRLLKVFDHVTSNAVNSMLNGGTLSFMAQRVEKKTGSFIQVSVRDTGVGLSGDQIGHIFDEFYKVDESRHKLDSTGLGLSICKRIVEKHGGHIWAESPGKDRGVTIHFTIPSD